The stretch of DNA GCAGCACGCAGCCCAGCGCATATTTGCGCATCGCCCCCACGCCATGGGTGAACAGCAGCCAGCCCGCATCGGTCAGGATCGGGCTGCCGCAATTGCCGATTTGGATGAACTCCCAGGGATATTCGGGCTCCATCAGCAGCACGCCCTCATCGTCCCAGCGATCAAGCCGGTCCGATTTGAGGAGGTAGAGGTTCTTGCCGTCCTGACGGCCCACCATCAGATATTGCCCGCCGATCTTTTGCGGGAACAGCGCCATGCCCTTGTTGCGACCGGCGCGGCCCTGCACCGGCTCCAGCGTGAAGCGGTGGAAGTCGCGGGTGCGCAGCAATTCGCTGCGGATCGAGCGGCCCGAATAGGCGGTGTAGGTGCCGACCCATTCGATGTCGCCGTCGCCATGGTCGAGCCGGACGAGGCGCAGATCCTCCAGCCCATTGGCCTGCTGTTCGGTGATGGGGAAGATCACCGTGTTCGACAGGCTGCTTTCGGGGTGGCGCTCCACCTGCACGGGGGCCTCGTCATCCTGCACACCCAGCCCATGGTCGCAGCGCTGCACGGCGGTGGCAAAGGCGGATTCCGGCCACAGGGAGAAGCTGCCATCATCGCTGGCGATCCCCTCGCGGAAGGCGACCGAGCTGATATGCCCTTCGCCCACCGCCCGCAGCGAGAGGATGAAGCGCACCGTGCCCTCTTTCATCCCGCTCTGGTCCGGGTGAGGGACGATGGAGGGGTTCATCAAGGCGGCGGCGGCATAGGTGTATTCATGGCAGAAATAGGCGCCGATCAGCTTGCGCCGCGTCGGCGAGAAATTGGCCACGCCGACATCGCGGCGGCCCAGTTCCAGCGCATTGGCCACCTCTTCGAAGCGGGCCTCGAACATGTGTTCGGTCTGCCAGTGGCGGTCGAGGAAGTCGTGCAGGACCAGCGCATATTCGCGCTCCACCTGTGCCTCGTCCAGCGAGACGACATCGCGCACAAGCCGCAAGGCGCGCCCCTCGGGCGCGCCTGCTCCCTGCCACCCCAGGTGGAAGGGGCGCAGAACGACCCGTGTGGGGTCGGCATGAAGTCTCTCATCAAGAATATGCAGCGGATTGCGCGACAGGACGTGCAACTGTTTGTCCAAGTTGGATCCCCTTGATGGGCGTCTGGCTGGCCGTGGCAACGGCTTGTGAGAGATGCGTGCTCTGCTGAAACTGGGGCGGCGCAAGGCGACGCAGCAGTTGGCACAAGCTGTGATGGCCAAGCTGGAAGGCCAAAATCGATTCCGCACCCGAATTTTCGTTACGCCCTCGCGGCGTTACACCGTCACGGCACCGTCCGGTGGCGATATCGGCCAGCACGACGCCGCGGTCATTGGCGCCGAAGAACCATTGATACACCTGCTGGGCCTGATCGGTCCACCCCTTGTCAGCGGTTGCGACGAAGGCGCTATGGAAAGCCTCGATGGCGGCCTGAGCCTCAAGCGGTTGTTGATCAAAGGGTTGCCATGTGCCCTGACGGCCAAAGCTTTCCGAGCCGATGGGGCGGAAATGGCCCTGAATGCCGGTCTGGCAGCGGCTGATCCAGTCGAGCGTTTCCAGGCCGATTGCCAGCCAGGTTTTTTCGCCGAGCCGGTGCCCAGCCTCGATGAGCACCTGACACAGGCGCGGATTGTCATAGCCCAGCACCGCCTCGAACCAGGCCCAGTCGGGGCGGCGCGTCTTGTCGAGCAGATGAGCCAGCATGTTGCAGCTGTCGATCACCATGTCGCGCGCGCCGTCGTGCTGCTTGCCCGCGCGCATCAGCGCCAGCGCGCCCAGCGCGGCAAAGCCCATGGCGCGCGGGCTCTGCAGCGGCTCCATGCTGTCGAGCACGCGGTCGAACAGGTCGAGTGCCCAGGCGCGAATGTCGGGCAGGGGCGAATGCTCCACCGTATGGCCCAAAGCCCAGAGCGCGCGACCGTTGGAATCCTCCGAGCCCTCGGTTTCGCACCATGTCCGGTCGAAATTCATGAAGTTGCGGAAGCGGCCCTTTTCCGGATTCCAGGCATATTGCACGAAGGCGGCGTAGCAGATGCTCCAGCGCAGGCGTTCCGCTTCGCTCAGCGAGGTCGAGACATTCATCAGCATCAGCGCGCGCGCGTTGTCGTCGAGGCAATAGCCATGGTGCCGATCGGGCACGATGCCGACCGAATGCTGCAGCATGCCGGTGGCGTCGCTCATGGCAAAGACGGCGGAGAGGCCCGGCACCATCTGCGGCGAGACGGGGCGGGGCGAGGGCGCCATCGTCTCGCGCACCAGCTTGGCCCCTGCCTGCGCAAACAGCGGCCAGATGGTCTGGCGGCCGCGCTGATAGGCGCGCAGCTTGGTGGCCATCAGCGCCTTGGGATCGTCGAGCAGGGCATTGACGGCCTGGGCGATCGCCTCGGGCGCATTGCTGGGGATCAGGCGGCCCACGCCATCGGCCAGCAGCTCGCTGGCATGGACATAGCTGGTGGACACCACCGCCTTGCCCAGCGCCACCGCATAGCTGAGCGTGCCCGAAGTGGACTGGCCCAGATTGGGATAGGGCGTGATGTAGATGTCGCAGGCCTCAAGCTGGTCGAGCAGCTCATCGGTGTCGAGGAAGCGGTTTTCCCAGACGATATGATCCGCCACGCCCAACTCCTGAGCGCGAGCGATCAGCCCTTCACGATAGGTTTCGCCATCGCGGGCCAGCAACACCGGATGGGTGGCGCCCAGAATGCGATAGATCACATCGGGATGGCGCGCGATGATGGCGGGCAGCGCCTCGATCACCTGCTCCAGCCCCTTGCCGGGGCCCAGCAGGCCGAAGGTGGTCAGCACCTGCCTGCCTTCCAGACCCATGCGGACCTTGGCGCCTTCCTCGCCGCCGAAGGGGCGGTCGGGGGCGCCATGCTCGATGATCTCGATGGTCTCCGGGCGGGCATGGTAGCTGGAGGTCAGCAGATCGGCGCCATGGCGCGACATCACCATCACCTTGCTGGCGCGGCTGACGAGATGCTCGGTCACCGCGCGCTGCCCTGCGGAGGGCTTTGCCAGCACGGTGTGGAAGGTGACCAGCAGCGGGGCGGCGACGCCATCGACCAGCGCGCGCACCATATCGCCGTCGGGGCCGCCGAAGATGCCGAACTCATGCTGCAGCCAGACCACATCGGCGCCGCTTTCGTTGATCAGCCGCGCGGCGCGGGCATAGGCCTCGGCATTGTCGGCCTCGATGGTGTGGACGTGGGGCTCATAGGTGAGACCGGAGTCCTGCTGGTCCAGCGCATAGACGTCGACGTCGATGTCGGGGACATAGGCGGCCAGCTTCTCGCTGATGTCGCAGGTGAAGGTGGCGATGCCGCAGCGGCGCGGGGTGTAGGTGCCGATCAGCGCGACGCGCAGCCGGCGGGTATGCGGCTCATGCGCGAAGAGATCGACCACATCCGCAGGGCCGCTTATGCCGGGCGTGTTGCTCGCGTCAGGGAAGAAGGTGGTCATGGCGGGGGGCTTCCCTCAGGGCGGCACTGTCCGGTTCATCCGGGGCTCACCTGAACAATGGGTCAGCTTGACAGGAGTTCCACCTGTCTGGCGCCGGATCGACCCAAAATTGTAACCTTTCAGATGAGCCGTTTAGTGCATCACTTCGACGCGGTTTTGGGGTGATGTCCGGCCTGTGCGACCAGCCGGAAAGCGATGGGGAAAGCGGCACAAGCGATGCCTTGCCGCGCGCGGTGGAAGGAGGTCAGGGTCCGGTCAGCGCTGCGGGCTCATTTGATCTTCCTGGCGATCCTGGCCATCAGATTTTCGAATTCGGGCGGCACGCCCTCATCCACCGCGGCATTGTAGAAGTCGCGGATATCCTTGCCCCAGCCGGTCTGTTCGAGCAGCTTGTCGGAGCTTTCAGGAGGCTTGTCGCCAAACAGGGAAGGGCTGGTATCGGGCACGGTCAGCTTCCAGTCGAAAACGTGTCATGGCGGGGCCGCCGGGCGAATGCCGCAGTGCGGTAAGGCGACGAAAATCCGGGGCGCCCCCATGATGTCATGGTCTGAATTCGTAATGGTGTCGCCCGGTGAATGTTCCGCCCTCCGCCTCGATGAGAGGCTCCACTTGCGCCTCCATCGGGCCGGGCTGAAACATGCCGGGACGACATGGGTTCAGGCATTCAGATTGGAGCCGAAGAACAGCGCCTGGCTGATGGTGGTCAGCACGGTTTCCTCGCGGAAGGGCTTGCTGATCAGCAGGGTGGGCTCAAGCCCCTCGCCGGTCAGCAGCTTTTCGGGGAAGGCGGTGATGAAGATCACCGGCACGGGGCCGATTTTCAGAATGTCCTCAATGGCATCGATGCCCGAGCTGCCATCGGCGAGCTGAATGTCGCTGAGCACCAGCGTGGGGCGGTGCAGCGCATAGGCCTCGCGCGCCTGCTGGGCGGTGGTGGCGCTGGCGACGATGCGGTGGCCCGCGCTGCTGACGATATCGGCCAGATGGGTGGAGATCAGCGGTTCATCCTCGATGATCAGCACATCGGCGACATTGTCGCGCGCGATATCGGCCAGCGCTTCCTTCACCAGCTCCTCGGCCTCCTCGTCGGAGACGCTGAGGATCTGCGCGGTTTGGGAAATCGGGAAATCCTCAAGCTGGCTGAGCAGCAGCGCCTGACGCCGCAGCGTGGAAACGCGGCCAAGCTGCGAGGGGCTGCCATCCTCCGGCCCGGCGCCATCGCGGCCCACATCGGGGTCGACCGAGGTCCAGACGCCGGTAAAGGCATGATAAAGTCCGACGCGGCTTTCCGAAATGCGTTCCAGCAGATCGGCATCCTCCAGCGCGGCGTTCAGCGTCATGCGCACCAGATTGTCGCCCATCGACTGCGAGCCGGTGGCGGCGCGGGCGTAGCGGCGCAGATAGGGCAGCGAGGATGCCAGGGCCTGGGTTTTGGATGGCTGGTCTTTGAGGTGGGGGCGATCCGAAGTAAGCGGCATCAAACG from Novosphingobium sp. encodes:
- a CDS encoding glycoside hydrolase family 130 protein is translated as MDKQLHVLSRNPLHILDERLHADPTRVVLRPFHLGWQGAGAPEGRALRLVRDVVSLDEAQVEREYALVLHDFLDRHWQTEHMFEARFEEVANALELGRRDVGVANFSPTRRKLIGAYFCHEYTYAAAALMNPSIVPHPDQSGMKEGTVRFILSLRAVGEGHISSVAFREGIASDDGSFSLWPESAFATAVQRCDHGLGVQDDEAPVQVERHPESSLSNTVIFPITEQQANGLEDLRLVRLDHGDGDIEWVGTYTAYSGRSIRSELLRTRDFHRFTLEPVQGRAGRNKGMALFPQKIGGQYLMVGRQDGKNLYLLKSDRLDRWDDEGVLLMEPEYPWEFIQIGNCGSPILTDAGWLLFTHGVGAMRKYALGCVLLDRDDPSRVIGRVREPVLTAENADRAGYVPNVVYTCGALLLGKDQLLIPYGISDISVGFAKARLEDLLALMI
- a CDS encoding glycosyltransferase family 4 protein; translated protein: MTTFFPDASNTPGISGPADVVDLFAHEPHTRRLRVALIGTYTPRRCGIATFTCDISEKLAAYVPDIDVDVYALDQQDSGLTYEPHVHTIEADNAEAYARAARLINESGADVVWLQHEFGIFGGPDGDMVRALVDGVAAPLLVTFHTVLAKPSAGQRAVTEHLVSRASKVMVMSRHGADLLTSSYHARPETIEIIEHGAPDRPFGGEEGAKVRMGLEGRQVLTTFGLLGPGKGLEQVIEALPAIIARHPDVIYRILGATHPVLLARDGETYREGLIARAQELGVADHIVWENRFLDTDELLDQLEACDIYITPYPNLGQSTSGTLSYAVALGKAVVSTSYVHASELLADGVGRLIPSNAPEAIAQAVNALLDDPKALMATKLRAYQRGRQTIWPLFAQAGAKLVRETMAPSPRPVSPQMVPGLSAVFAMSDATGMLQHSVGIVPDRHHGYCLDDNARALMLMNVSTSLSEAERLRWSICYAAFVQYAWNPEKGRFRNFMNFDRTWCETEGSEDSNGRALWALGHTVEHSPLPDIRAWALDLFDRVLDSMEPLQSPRAMGFAALGALALMRAGKQHDGARDMVIDSCNMLAHLLDKTRRPDWAWFEAVLGYDNPRLCQVLIEAGHRLGEKTWLAIGLETLDWISRCQTGIQGHFRPIGSESFGRQGTWQPFDQQPLEAQAAIEAFHSAFVATADKGWTDQAQQVYQWFFGANDRGVVLADIATGRCRDGVTPRGRNENSGAESILAFQLGHHSLCQLLRRLAPPQFQQSTHLSQAVATASQTPIKGIQLGQTVARPVAQSAAYS
- a CDS encoding response regulator codes for the protein MPLTSDRPHLKDQPSKTQALASSLPYLRRYARAATGSQSMGDNLVRMTLNAALEDADLLERISESRVGLYHAFTGVWTSVDPDVGRDGAGPEDGSPSQLGRVSTLRRQALLLSQLEDFPISQTAQILSVSDEEAEELVKEALADIARDNVADVLIIEDEPLISTHLADIVSSAGHRIVASATTAQQAREAYALHRPTLVLSDIQLADGSSGIDAIEDILKIGPVPVIFITAFPEKLLTGEGLEPTLLISKPFREETVLTTISQALFFGSNLNA